In Chanodichthys erythropterus isolate Z2021 chromosome 7, ASM2448905v1, whole genome shotgun sequence, a genomic segment contains:
- the tnfaip8l3 gene encoding tumor necrosis factor alpha-induced protein 8-like protein 3: protein MDSDSGDQSEGELSPGQESFNSKSLALQAQKKILSKMATMAVANLLTDDTSSEILDELYKASREYTKSKKEAHKIIKDVIKIALKIGILYRNHQFSPDEMETVERFKKKMNQAAMTVVSFYEVEYTFDRGILSELLLECRDLLHELVEHHLTMRSHGRIDHVFNHFADVDFLTELYGPSEEYRFNLRKICDGLNKLLDEGTL from the coding sequence GGCAAGAGAGCTTCAACTCCAAGAGTTTGGCCCTTCAGGCCCAAAAGAAGATCTTGAGTAAAATGGCCACCATGGCCGTGGCAAACCTCCTCACAGACGACACCAGCAGCGAGATTCTGGACGAACTCTACAAGGCCAGTCGTGAATACACCAAGAGCAAAAAGGAAGCCCACAAGATAATCAAAGATGTCATCAAGATTGCGCTGAAAATTGGCATTCTCTACCGAAACCACCAGTTCAGTCCTGATGAGATGGAGACCGTTGAGCGTTTCAAAAAGAAGATGAACCAGGCGGCCATGACGGTGGTGAGCTTTTACGAGGTGGAGTACACGTTTGACCGCGGCATTCTTTCCGAGCTGCTGCTGGAATGTAGGGACCTTCTCCACGAGCTGGTGGAGCACCACTTGACCATGCGCTCCCACGGCCGAATCGACCATGTTTTCAACCATTTCGCAGACGTGGATTTCCTGACCGAGCTGTACGGCCCATCTGAAGAATACAGATTTAACCTGAGGAAGATCTGCGATGGGCTAAACAAACTCCTAGATGAAGGCACACTTTAA